Proteins from one Alloyangia pacifica genomic window:
- a CDS encoding NapC/NirT family cytochrome c, producing the protein MPDNNTHGDKPGRRNILLRIWDAFWSPTGLFSTGFLLIAGFLAGILFWGGFHWSLELTNTEEFCTSCHSMETNLGEYRQTIHYNNHSGVRAICSDCHVPHEWQYKMKAKIMAVKDVYHEVMGTINTSEKYEDRRLEMAAAVWKKMKATDSRECRNCHAFEYMDFTIQETRAAQNHQRALDEDMTCIDCHQGIAHDLAPGYLEEYQHVVETLAQTKLQDASGGVDVASIKSYLGISAD; encoded by the coding sequence ATGCCGGACAACAACACGCACGGCGACAAGCCCGGCCGCCGCAACATTCTGCTCCGCATCTGGGATGCCTTCTGGAGCCCCACCGGGCTGTTCAGCACCGGCTTCCTGCTGATCGCGGGGTTCCTGGCGGGCATCCTCTTCTGGGGCGGTTTCCACTGGTCGCTGGAACTGACCAACACCGAGGAGTTCTGCACCTCCTGCCATTCGATGGAGACCAACCTGGGCGAGTACCGCCAGACCATCCACTACAACAACCACTCGGGCGTGCGGGCGATCTGCTCGGACTGCCACGTGCCGCACGAGTGGCAGTACAAGATGAAGGCCAAGATCATGGCGGTGAAGGACGTCTACCACGAGGTGATGGGCACCATAAACACCTCGGAGAAATACGAAGACCGGCGGCTCGAGATGGCGGCGGCGGTGTGGAAGAAGATGAAGGCCACCGACAGCCGCGAATGCCGAAACTGCCACGCTTTCGAATACATGGATTTCACCATCCAGGAGACCCGGGCAGCGCAGAACCACCAGCGCGCGCTCGACGAGGACATGACCTGTATCGACTGCCACCAGGGCATCGCCCACGATCTCGCCCCGGGGTACCTCGAGGAGTACCAGCACGTCGTCGAGACGCTCGCGCAGACCAAGCTGCAGGATGCATCGGGGGGCGTCGATGTCGCCTCGATCAAGTCCTATCTGGGCATTTCCGCCGATTGA
- a CDS encoding sugar transferase: protein MKIRRFGITFDWVTLLHGSPLELDPVFGARGGSLGHVFYRNVGKRVLDLTLVLLSAPLTLVLLLPLVLLVATDRSNPFFSQIRLGRGGRHFRMWKLRSMVPNAEELLHAHLAACPEAREEWERDQKLKQDPRITKLGHFLRKSSLDELPQFWNVFVGDMSVVGPRPMLETQRALYPGNDYYELRPGITGLWQIEARNQTSFADRARFDTGYNNGLSLKTDLRIMLATVFVVCSGTGH, encoded by the coding sequence ATGAAAATTAGAAGATTTGGCATCACGTTCGACTGGGTCACCCTCCTCCACGGCTCACCCCTTGAGCTCGACCCGGTCTTCGGCGCCCGGGGAGGGAGCCTCGGGCATGTGTTCTATCGGAACGTCGGCAAGCGGGTTCTCGATCTGACGCTGGTCCTGCTGTCCGCCCCGTTGACCCTTGTCCTGCTGCTGCCCTTGGTGCTCCTTGTTGCGACGGATCGGAGCAACCCTTTCTTCAGCCAGATCCGGCTTGGGCGGGGAGGACGGCATTTCCGAATGTGGAAACTGCGCTCGATGGTGCCGAACGCGGAAGAGCTGCTCCATGCGCACCTCGCGGCCTGCCCCGAAGCGCGAGAGGAATGGGAGCGGGACCAGAAACTGAAGCAAGACCCGCGGATCACCAAGCTCGGCCATTTCCTGCGCAAGTCCTCGCTCGACGAGCTGCCGCAGTTCTGGAATGTCTTCGTCGGTGACATGAGCGTGGTCGGCCCGCGTCCCATGCTGGAAACGCAGCGCGCGCTCTATCCCGGCAACGACTACTACGAGCTTCGGCCCGGCATCACCGGCCTCTGGCAGATCGAGGCACGGAACCAAACGTCCTTTGCCGACCGCGCGCGGTTCGACACCGGCTACAACAACGGACTGTCGCTGAAAACGGATCTGCGGATCATGCTGGCGACGGTCTTCGTCGTCTGCTCCGGCACGGGCCACTGA
- the napA gene encoding nitrate reductase catalytic subunit NapA: MTISDSRRTFLKATAAASTAAAAGISLAPAALAQTPGNSDIRWDKAPCRFCGTGCSVLVGTKEGRVVATQGDPEAPVNRGLNCIKGYFLSKIMYGADRLTTPMLRKSGGQYDKNGEFEPVSWDEAFDVMAEKWKAALAAKGPTSVGMFGSGQWTVWEGYAASKLMKAGFRSNNIDPNARHCMASAVVGFMRAFGIDEPMGCYDDFEQADTFVLWGSNMAEMHPILWSRLTDTRLTKPGAQVHVLSTFEHRSFELADNGMVFAPQTDLAILNYIANHIIQTDAVNWDFLEKHVNLTRTATDIGYGLRDTNPLQQAAANPNSGELTPIDFDEYAAAVSDYTLEKVAEMSGIPAHQLERLAEQYADPNRKVMSLWTMGFNQHTRGGWVNGLVYNVHLLTGKISEPGNSPFSLTGQPSACGTAREVGTFSHRLPADMVVTNPEHRAHAEEIWKLPEGTIPDKPGLHAVEQNRALRDGNLNAYWVQCNNNMQAAANINEEGWPGYRNADNFVTVSDAYPTVTAMSADLILPAAMWVEKEGAYGNAERRTQFWRQQVMAPGEARSDLWQLMEFAKRFTVEEAWGDALVAKKPELAGKTLYEVLYQNGTVDKFPLEETAEGFDNVEAQHFGFYVQKGLFEEYATFGRGHGHDLAPFEQYHQARGLRWPVVDGQETLYRFREGYDPYVPEGSEVSFYGYPDGKAKIIFAPYEAPPEVPDDDYDLWLSTGRVLEHWHSGSMTRRVPELHRAFPAAVVFMHPEDAEARGLRRGQEINISTRRGEMLSRLETRGRNKPPKGLVFVPWFDESQLINKLTLDATCPLSKQTDFKKCACKVERV; this comes from the coding sequence ATGACCATTTCGGACTCGCGCAGGACTTTCCTCAAGGCCACCGCCGCCGCCAGCACCGCCGCCGCCGCGGGCATCTCGCTCGCCCCCGCCGCGCTGGCCCAGACCCCGGGCAATTCGGACATCCGCTGGGACAAGGCGCCCTGCCGTTTCTGCGGCACCGGCTGCTCGGTGCTGGTGGGCACCAAGGAGGGCCGCGTCGTCGCCACGCAGGGTGACCCCGAGGCACCGGTGAACCGCGGCCTGAACTGCATCAAGGGCTACTTCCTGTCGAAGATCATGTATGGCGCCGACCGTCTGACCACGCCGATGCTGCGCAAGTCGGGCGGACAATACGACAAGAACGGCGAGTTCGAGCCGGTGAGCTGGGACGAGGCCTTCGATGTCATGGCCGAGAAGTGGAAGGCGGCTCTGGCCGCCAAGGGGCCAACCTCGGTCGGCATGTTCGGCTCGGGGCAATGGACGGTCTGGGAGGGCTACGCCGCCTCGAAGCTGATGAAGGCGGGGTTCCGGTCCAACAACATCGACCCCAATGCCCGGCACTGCATGGCCTCGGCGGTGGTCGGCTTCATGCGCGCCTTCGGCATCGACGAGCCGATGGGCTGCTACGACGACTTCGAGCAGGCGGACACCTTCGTGCTCTGGGGCTCGAACATGGCCGAGATGCACCCGATCCTTTGGTCGCGGCTCACCGACACGCGGCTGACCAAGCCCGGAGCGCAGGTGCACGTGCTGTCGACCTTCGAGCACCGGAGCTTCGAGCTCGCGGACAACGGCATGGTGTTCGCGCCGCAGACCGATCTGGCGATCCTCAACTACATCGCCAATCACATCATCCAGACCGACGCGGTGAACTGGGACTTCCTGGAAAAGCACGTCAACCTCACCAGGACCGCCACGGACATCGGCTACGGGCTGCGCGACACCAACCCGTTGCAGCAGGCCGCCGCCAATCCCAACTCGGGCGAGCTGACCCCGATCGACTTCGACGAATACGCCGCGGCGGTCTCGGACTACACGTTGGAAAAGGTCGCCGAGATGTCGGGCATTCCGGCACATCAGCTCGAACGTCTGGCTGAGCAATACGCCGATCCGAACCGCAAGGTCATGTCGCTCTGGACCATGGGCTTCAACCAGCACACGCGCGGTGGATGGGTGAATGGGCTGGTCTACAACGTCCACCTGCTGACCGGGAAGATCTCCGAGCCGGGCAACTCGCCCTTCTCGCTGACCGGCCAGCCCTCGGCCTGCGGCACCGCGCGCGAGGTGGGCACCTTTTCGCACCGGTTGCCTGCCGACATGGTGGTCACCAACCCCGAGCACCGCGCCCATGCCGAGGAGATCTGGAAGCTGCCCGAGGGCACCATCCCCGACAAGCCCGGCCTGCACGCGGTCGAGCAGAACCGCGCGCTGCGCGATGGCAATCTCAACGCCTACTGGGTGCAGTGCAACAACAACATGCAGGCGGCGGCCAACATCAACGAGGAGGGCTGGCCGGGGTATCGCAACGCGGACAATTTCGTGACCGTCTCGGACGCCTATCCGACCGTCACGGCCATGTCGGCCGATCTTATCCTGCCCGCCGCCATGTGGGTCGAGAAGGAGGGCGCCTACGGCAACGCCGAGCGCCGCACCCAGTTCTGGCGCCAGCAGGTCATGGCCCCGGGCGAGGCCCGCTCGGATCTGTGGCAACTCATGGAATTCGCCAAGCGCTTCACCGTCGAGGAGGCCTGGGGCGACGCGCTTGTCGCCAAGAAGCCCGAGCTGGCCGGCAAGACACTCTACGAGGTGCTTTACCAGAACGGCACTGTCGACAAGTTCCCGCTCGAAGAGACCGCCGAGGGGTTCGACAATGTCGAGGCCCAGCACTTCGGCTTCTATGTCCAGAAGGGCCTTTTCGAGGAATATGCCACCTTTGGCCGCGGCCATGGCCATGACCTCGCGCCGTTCGAGCAATACCACCAGGCGCGCGGGCTGCGCTGGCCCGTGGTCGATGGGCAGGAGACGCTTTACCGCTTCCGCGAGGGCTATGACCCCTATGTACCCGAGGGCTCGGAGGTGTCCTTTTACGGCTACCCGGATGGCAAGGCGAAGATCATCTTTGCCCCCTACGAGGCGCCGCCCGAAGTGCCCGACGACGACTACGACCTCTGGCTCTCGACCGGGCGGGTGCTCGAACACTGGCACTCCGGCTCGATGACCCGTCGCGTTCCGGAACTGCACCGGGCGTTCCCCGCCGCCGTCGTCTTCATGCACCCTGAGGACGCCGAGGCGCGGGGCCTGCGGCGCGGGCAGGAGATCAACATCTCGACCCGCCGCGGCGAGATGCTCAGCCGGCTGGAAACCCGCGGCCGCAACAAGCCGCCGAAGGGGCTCGTCTTCGTGCCGTGGTTCGACGAGAGCCAGCTGATCAACAAGTTGACGCTCGATGCCACCTGTCCGCTCTCGAAGCAGACCGACTTCAAGAAGTGCGCCTGCAAGGTCGAGCGCGTGTGA
- a CDS encoding nitrate reductase cytochrome c-type subunit, whose amino-acid sequence MKLTVIAKIAAFASPLLVAGLVVAQTSGGVQDLRGASVDQELEPPEVYPQQLGREVRNYRQQPPVIPHSMTQYQIDLRTNQCLSCHDWSNAGDRGAPTLSMTHYLDRSGNQLDTVAGTRWFCNQCHVPQADAPALVGNDFEASSEMR is encoded by the coding sequence ATGAAACTGACGGTCATCGCGAAGATCGCCGCCTTCGCCTCGCCCCTGCTGGTCGCGGGGCTGGTCGTCGCACAGACCTCGGGAGGCGTCCAGGATCTGCGCGGCGCGTCGGTCGACCAGGAACTTGAGCCGCCCGAAGTCTATCCCCAGCAGCTGGGCCGCGAGGTGCGGAACTACCGCCAGCAGCCGCCGGTCATCCCCCATTCCATGACCCAGTACCAGATCGACCTGCGCACCAACCAGTGCCTCAGCTGTCACGACTGGAGCAACGCCGGCGACCGCGGCGCCCCGACACTGTCGATGACCCATTACCTCGACCGCAGCGGCAACCAGCTCGACACCGTCGCCGGCACCCGCTGGTTCTGCAATCAGTGCCACGTCCCGCAGGCGGATGCGCCGGCGCTGGTCGGCAACGACTTCGAAGCCTCCAGCGAAATGCGCTGA
- a CDS encoding UDP-N-acetylglucosamine--LPS N-acetylglucosamine transferase has product MSKKILAVASAGGHWQQLQRVRDAFDGDEVFFLTTLRGLPDDFGALPAAIIPDCNQNTPRAALRCFATVCRIVLRERPDVIVTTGALPGLIALVAGRLVGAKGVWIDSVANAECLSTSGRLARHVAHLRLSQWEHVAREAQVEYAGSIL; this is encoded by the coding sequence GTGTCTAAAAAGATCCTCGCGGTTGCCTCGGCGGGTGGGCATTGGCAGCAGCTCCAACGGGTCCGCGACGCCTTCGATGGCGACGAGGTCTTCTTTTTGACCACGCTGCGAGGGCTGCCAGACGATTTCGGCGCCCTGCCTGCGGCGATCATCCCTGACTGCAATCAGAACACGCCGCGCGCGGCACTTCGCTGCTTTGCGACCGTCTGCCGCATCGTGCTGCGCGAGCGTCCCGACGTCATTGTCACCACCGGTGCGCTGCCGGGGCTCATCGCGCTGGTGGCCGGGCGTCTGGTCGGCGCCAAGGGGGTGTGGATCGACAGCGTCGCCAACGCCGAATGCCTATCCACTTCTGGGCGGCTCGCCCGCCATGTTGCGCATCTTCGGCTGAGCCAGTGGGAGCACGTGGCCCGGGAGGCGCAGGTCGAATACGCAGGGTCCATCCTGTGA
- a CDS encoding acyltransferase: MVDQSVPKMKKARRRGLNRLAPLRNLLVSLRRAYLVHVWKMDLDPSCQFSLSAKFDRTFPIGVHVGRDSYVAFEARILTHDMTRGLYLHTRVGRNCFIGGRALILPGVEIGDNSVVAAGAVVTKSVPPRSIVAGNPAQIVRSDIDVGRFGRFISADETESRLASAGET, encoded by the coding sequence ATGGTGGATCAAAGCGTTCCGAAGATGAAAAAGGCGCGCCGGCGGGGGCTGAACCGTCTCGCGCCGCTGCGCAATCTGCTGGTGTCGCTGCGCCGGGCCTATCTGGTGCACGTCTGGAAGATGGACCTTGACCCGAGCTGCCAGTTTTCCTTGTCGGCCAAGTTCGACCGGACCTTTCCGATCGGTGTGCATGTCGGCAGGGACAGCTACGTCGCCTTCGAGGCGCGGATCCTGACCCATGACATGACCCGGGGGCTCTACTTGCACACGCGGGTGGGCCGGAATTGCTTCATCGGCGGGCGGGCGCTGATCCTGCCCGGGGTCGAGATCGGCGACAACAGCGTGGTGGCGGCGGGCGCAGTGGTGACGAAGTCCGTGCCCCCGCGCAGCATCGTCGCGGGCAATCCGGCGCAGATCGTCCGCTCGGACATCGACGTGGGGCGTTTCGGACGGTTCATCTCCGCCGACGAGACCGAAAGTCGGCTCGCGTCGGCCGGGGAGACCTGA
- a CDS encoding SGNH/GDSL hydrolase family protein — translation MLPSRPGSALLMTLVTLGLLGAGLVLARWAGVELRPVPRLGDRPFALALPEGRPIRLAVLGTSLTAGEPWPGEVADRLSTCIGHPVALLVIAKNGAGSEWGLTQVAQVAAGQPDLLLVEFAINDADVTGGISLAGSAEAHVALVRALRAASPATTIALMTMSPAQGLRSLSRPRLRAHYQQYRTLAKDMGLGLIDLYPRWLALPPSARGLSRDGLHPEPDTAAHLIAPVIVEAVAQALTGTGCSERQRRS, via the coding sequence ATGCTGCCTTCGCGGCCCGGGTCCGCTCTGCTCATGACCCTCGTCACGCTCGGGCTTCTGGGCGCCGGCTTGGTGCTGGCCCGCTGGGCGGGAGTCGAGCTGCGGCCCGTGCCCCGGCTCGGGGACCGGCCCTTCGCGCTGGCCCTGCCCGAGGGGCGGCCCATCCGGCTCGCCGTGCTCGGCACCAGCCTGACCGCGGGAGAGCCCTGGCCCGGGGAGGTGGCGGACCGGCTGAGCACGTGCATCGGCCATCCCGTGGCGCTCTTGGTTATCGCGAAAAACGGCGCGGGGTCGGAGTGGGGGCTGACGCAGGTGGCGCAGGTCGCCGCCGGGCAACCGGACCTGCTGCTTGTCGAATTCGCGATCAACGATGCGGATGTGACCGGGGGGATTTCCCTGGCGGGCTCGGCGGAGGCGCATGTCGCGCTCGTCCGTGCGCTGCGCGCCGCATCTCCCGCCACGACGATCGCGCTGATGACGATGAGCCCGGCACAGGGCCTGCGCAGCCTGAGCCGGCCGCGGCTGCGCGCGCACTACCAGCAATACCGGACCCTGGCCAAGGACATGGGCCTGGGGTTGATCGACCTCTACCCGAGGTGGCTGGCCCTGCCGCCCTCGGCACGCGGCCTGTCGAGGGACGGGCTGCATCCCGAGCCGGACACGGCGGCACATCTCATAGCCCCGGTGATCGTCGAGGCCGTGGCGCAAGCGCTCACGGGAACCGGCTGCAGCGAGCGTCAGCGCAGGTCGTGA
- a CDS encoding polysaccharide pyruvyl transferase family protein — protein MTRMSPMPRDPGGELVIGLLGHTVTSSNLGIGALTLSDIRILEEVAATLGRGIRFELTAWHEPHPVYIERPNLRYHPLSRGFILRRDGLRAMARRCDLVLDICGGDSFTDIYGPKRFVMQLAAQAAVTGTGTPLGFAPQTIGPFNRVWARRAAAWILRRAAFVCARDALSSEYVRSFGDDRITLIEATDVAFHLPYAPRAKAHEVDGKIHVGINVSGLLFAGGYTGKNEFGLKMDYPTLLRRLIREFSERDDCVVHLIGHVIIDSASGAGEDDQRACEQLGAEFPAVIVEPPAPGPSEAKSVISAMDYVFGARMHACIAAFSSGVPVLPMAYSRKFLGLFGTLGYGHVADCRTASSAEVEALILDGFDKRVQLAAQIESANHEALRRLDLYRNFLAGVLSVPDRRVAAPGRAPEPDIEA, from the coding sequence ATGACGCGCATGAGCCCCATGCCGCGCGACCCGGGAGGGGAACTGGTCATCGGCCTTCTGGGGCACACGGTCACTTCGTCGAACCTAGGGATCGGCGCACTGACCCTCTCCGACATCCGCATTCTCGAGGAGGTGGCGGCGACGCTCGGACGGGGCATCCGCTTCGAGCTGACCGCCTGGCACGAGCCGCACCCGGTCTACATCGAGCGGCCGAACCTGCGCTATCACCCGCTGTCCCGCGGCTTCATCCTGCGCCGCGACGGGCTGCGGGCGATGGCCCGGCGCTGCGATCTGGTGCTCGACATCTGCGGCGGCGACAGCTTCACCGACATCTACGGCCCCAAGCGCTTCGTGATGCAGCTCGCCGCCCAGGCAGCGGTGACCGGCACCGGCACGCCGCTCGGCTTTGCGCCCCAGACCATCGGCCCGTTCAATCGCGTCTGGGCCCGGCGCGCCGCTGCCTGGATCCTGCGCCGCGCCGCCTTTGTCTGCGCGCGCGATGCGCTGTCCTCGGAGTATGTGCGGAGCTTCGGGGACGATCGCATCACCCTGATCGAGGCCACGGACGTCGCCTTTCACCTGCCGTATGCGCCGCGCGCCAAGGCACATGAGGTCGACGGGAAGATCCATGTCGGGATCAATGTCTCGGGTCTGCTCTTCGCGGGCGGCTACACCGGCAAGAACGAGTTCGGCCTGAAGATGGACTACCCGACACTGCTGCGGCGCCTCATCCGGGAGTTCTCGGAGCGGGACGACTGCGTGGTGCACCTCATCGGACATGTGATCATCGACAGCGCCTCGGGCGCGGGAGAGGACGACCAGCGCGCCTGCGAGCAGCTCGGCGCGGAATTTCCGGCAGTGATCGTCGAGCCACCGGCGCCCGGGCCCAGCGAGGCAAAGAGCGTGATCTCGGCCATGGATTATGTCTTCGGGGCGCGGATGCATGCCTGCATCGCCGCCTTTTCCTCGGGTGTGCCGGTGCTGCCCATGGCCTACAGCCGCAAGTTCCTCGGCCTGTTCGGCACGCTCGGCTATGGGCATGTCGCCGATTGCCGCACCGCAAGCAGTGCCGAGGTCGAGGCGCTGATCCTCGACGGCTTCGACAAACGGGTCCAACTCGCCGCGCAGATCGAGAGCGCCAACCACGAGGCGCTGCGGCGGCTCGATCTCTACCGGAACTTTCTGGCAGGGGTGCTTTCCGTGCCAGACCGCCGCGTCGCGGCGCCGGGGCGCGCGCCCGAGCCGGATATCGAGGCGTAA
- the napG gene encoding ferredoxin-type protein NapG, producing MPAAATPLSPQRRRFLMDTARMAGGCALAGGALAWLGHEARALPAEALRPPGALPEADFLAACIRCGLCVRDCPYDTLALAELGEDGPATGTPFFTAREVPCEMCDDIPCVAACPTAALDPALTDIDAARMGSAVLVDQENCLNFLGLRCDVCYRVCPVIDAAITLEPSHNERSGHHAIFAPTVHAEHCTGCGKCEKSCVLPEAAIKVLPLRLARGAPAAHYRKGWEEMEEHGGPLVEGIIDLPDRLPGPGTDTRAAPGGFEPSFRLPGAPVPGAGE from the coding sequence ATGCCCGCCGCTGCCACGCCGCTGTCGCCGCAACGCCGAAGGTTCCTGATGGACACCGCGCGGATGGCGGGCGGCTGCGCGCTGGCGGGGGGGGCGCTGGCCTGGCTCGGCCATGAAGCCCGCGCCCTGCCCGCCGAGGCGCTGCGCCCGCCCGGCGCCCTGCCCGAAGCGGATTTTCTCGCGGCCTGCATCCGCTGCGGGCTCTGCGTGCGCGACTGCCCCTATGACACCTTGGCGCTGGCGGAATTGGGCGAGGACGGACCGGCCACCGGCACGCCCTTCTTCACCGCCCGCGAGGTGCCCTGCGAGATGTGCGACGACATCCCCTGCGTCGCCGCCTGCCCCACCGCCGCGCTCGACCCGGCGCTCACCGATATCGACGCCGCGCGCATGGGCAGCGCCGTGCTGGTCGACCAGGAGAACTGCCTCAACTTCCTCGGGCTGCGCTGCGACGTCTGCTACCGGGTCTGCCCGGTGATCGACGCCGCGATCACCCTCGAGCCCTCGCACAACGAGCGCTCGGGGCATCACGCGATCTTTGCGCCCACGGTCCACGCCGAGCACTGCACCGGCTGCGGCAAATGCGAGAAGAGCTGCGTGCTGCCCGAGGCGGCGATCAAGGTGCTGCCGCTGCGGCTCGCCCGCGGGGCCCCTGCCGCGCACTACCGCAAGGGCTGGGAAGAGATGGAGGAGCATGGCGGCCCGCTGGTCGAGGGGATCATCGATCTGCCCGACCGCCTGCCCGGGCCGGGCACCGACACCCGTGCCGCGCCGGGCGGCTTCGAGCCCAGTTTCAGGCTTCCGGGCGCCCCCGTGCCGGGAGCGGGCGAATGA
- a CDS encoding glycosyltransferase encodes MIFATVGTQLPFPRLIDALDAIAPRLAEPVIAQVGASVAGHWANLDTRQTLPPHEFSALFGEARVVVSHAGIGSILSARRFGKPLILFPRRAALGEHRNDHQMATVRHVKGLRGVHVAFEQGDLERLLLRPGLDAAGEDSAPSPEHLALIERLHSFIHDLR; translated from the coding sequence GTGATCTTCGCCACCGTCGGGACGCAGCTGCCCTTTCCGCGGCTGATCGATGCGCTCGATGCCATCGCGCCGCGGCTCGCCGAGCCAGTGATCGCCCAGGTGGGCGCCTCGGTCGCGGGACATTGGGCCAATCTGGACACGCGGCAGACGCTCCCCCCACATGAGTTCAGCGCGCTCTTCGGCGAAGCGCGGGTCGTGGTGTCGCACGCCGGGATCGGCTCGATCCTCTCGGCCCGGCGCTTCGGAAAGCCGCTGATCCTCTTTCCCCGGCGCGCCGCACTCGGCGAGCACCGCAACGATCACCAGATGGCGACGGTCCGCCACGTCAAGGGCCTGCGCGGCGTGCACGTGGCCTTCGAACAGGGCGACCTCGAGCGGCTCCTGCTGAGGCCCGGCCTCGATGCGGCCGGCGAGGACAGCGCCCCCAGCCCCGAGCATCTGGCGCTGATCGAACGGCTTCACAGCTTCATTCACGACCTGCGCTGA
- the napH gene encoding quinol dehydrogenase ferredoxin subunit NapH, with amino-acid sequence MTARTHLPVGEEAIRLKGWWRAHRFLLLRRLSQAFFLGLFLLGPWFGLWWVAGTLAGSRSFGILPLTDPMVLAQSLVAGHLPELTALIGALIVLAAYALIGGRVYCSWVCPINPVTDAAHWLHARLGLQKGWQPKRHTRLWLLAMVLVVSALTGTIAWEVVNPITMLHRGLVFGMGFAWALVALVFFFDLLVSRRGWCGHLCPVGAFYGLLGTHSLLRVSATRRAACDDCMECFAVCPENHVIAPALRGAPGKTPLILSPDCTNCGRCVDVCSVNVFEFTHRFDQHVEVLPPPDRSGTTAA; translated from the coding sequence ATGACGGCAAGAACGCACCTCCCGGTCGGCGAAGAGGCGATCCGCCTCAAGGGCTGGTGGCGGGCGCATCGCTTCCTGCTCCTGCGGCGGCTGTCGCAGGCCTTTTTCCTCGGGCTCTTCCTGCTTGGGCCGTGGTTCGGGCTGTGGTGGGTGGCGGGCACGCTGGCGGGCTCGCGGAGCTTTGGCATCCTGCCGCTGACCGACCCGATGGTTCTGGCGCAGAGCCTCGTCGCCGGGCACCTGCCCGAGCTGACGGCGCTGATCGGCGCCCTGATCGTGCTCGCCGCCTACGCGCTGATCGGCGGGCGGGTCTATTGCTCCTGGGTCTGCCCGATCAACCCGGTGACCGATGCCGCGCATTGGCTGCACGCGAGGCTCGGCCTGCAGAAGGGCTGGCAGCCGAAGCGGCACACCCGGCTGTGGCTGCTGGCCATGGTGCTCGTCGTCTCGGCGCTGACCGGAACCATCGCCTGGGAGGTCGTCAACCCGATCACCATGCTGCACCGCGGCCTGGTCTTCGGCATGGGTTTTGCCTGGGCGCTCGTGGCGCTGGTCTTTTTCTTCGACCTGCTGGTTTCGCGCCGCGGCTGGTGCGGGCATCTCTGCCCGGTGGGCGCCTTCTACGGCCTGCTGGGCACGCATAGCCTGCTGCGCGTCAGCGCCACGAGACGCGCCGCCTGCGACGACTGCATGGAGTGCTTCGCCGTCTGCCCCGAAAACCACGTCATCGCCCCCGCCCTGCGCGGCGCGCCGGGCAAGACGCCGCTGATCCTTTCGCCCGATTGCACCAACTGCGGCCGCTGCGTCGATGTCTGCTCGGTCAATGTCTTCGAGTTCACCCACCGCTTCGACCAGCACGTCGAAGTCCTGCCACCACCGGACCGCTCCGGGACAACCGCCGCCTGA
- a CDS encoding sulfotransferase translates to MDSANAAGPRLIHIGYHKTGTTWLQRTLFVPENGYVQLLDHREIFETLVRPYPLAFDPEEVAARVAGPLAQVPVGCVPMLSSEILSGNPFFGARDCLLCAERLKICFPRARILITIREQLAAIVSTYMQYLRRAGTLSPQDFFDARVEPGYGAFDHRHFQYDRLVAEYRRLFGAGNVLVVANEALAADPMAVATQVAEFSGIAGPRQVNRARVGASAPEAAVGALRVVNLLRSGPTSTATLVDLGAAGHWLHRGTSKLFQLPPWRRYAAGRRPVLEVVRRRYAGAFAESNQRLLEMIGPTPGLSRYEGVSMTGSDTHFAPDPEGQGASRAATTLNSSGA, encoded by the coding sequence ATGGATAGTGCCAACGCGGCGGGACCGCGTCTCATCCACATCGGCTACCACAAGACCGGGACGACCTGGCTCCAGCGGACGCTCTTCGTGCCCGAGAACGGCTATGTCCAACTGCTGGACCACCGCGAGATCTTCGAGACGCTGGTCCGGCCCTACCCGCTGGCCTTCGATCCCGAAGAGGTCGCCGCCCGCGTCGCCGGCCCGCTCGCGCAGGTGCCGGTGGGCTGTGTGCCGATGCTCTCGTCCGAGATCCTCTCGGGCAACCCGTTCTTTGGCGCGCGCGACTGCCTGCTCTGCGCCGAGCGGCTGAAGATCTGTTTCCCGCGGGCGCGCATCCTCATCACCATCCGCGAGCAGCTCGCCGCCATCGTCTCGACCTACATGCAATACCTGCGCCGCGCCGGAACCCTGTCGCCGCAGGACTTCTTCGACGCCCGGGTCGAGCCGGGCTACGGCGCCTTCGATCACAGGCACTTTCAATACGACCGCCTGGTGGCGGAATACCGGCGGCTCTTCGGGGCGGGCAATGTGCTGGTGGTTGCCAACGAGGCGCTGGCCGCCGACCCCATGGCCGTGGCGACCCAGGTGGCCGAGTTCAGCGGCATCGCCGGGCCACGGCAGGTCAACCGCGCGCGGGTCGGCGCCAGCGCCCCCGAGGCAGCGGTCGGCGCCCTGCGTGTGGTGAACCTGCTGCGCAGCGGACCGACCTCGACCGCGACATTGGTGGATCTCGGCGCCGCCGGGCATTGGCTGCACCGGGGCACGTCGAAGCTCTTCCAGCTGCCGCCGTGGCGGCGCTACGCGGCGGGCCGCCGACCGGTGCTCGAGGTGGTGCGCCGCCGCTACGCTGGCGCCTTTGCCGAAAGCAACCAGCGGCTGCTCGAGATGATCGGGCCGACGCCGGGCCTGTCGCGTTACGAGGGCGTCTCGATGACCGGGTCGGACACCCATTTCGCGCCGGATCCGGAGGGGCAGGGCGCGTCACGCGCGGCCACCACGTTGAATTCGAGCGGGGCATGA